A region of the Roseovarius nanhaiticus genome:
ACCTTTGTCGAGGGGGGCAGCCATATCCCGTTCGATATCAAGCGCGTCTATTACCTCTATGACGTGCCCGGCGGCGCCGACCGGGGCGAGCATGCGCACAAAGCGCTGCATCAATTCGTGATCTGCATGTCCGGCAGTTTCGATCTGGTGCTGGATGACGGCTTTGCCTCCAAGCGGTTTCACCTCAACCGGTCCTATTTCGGGGTCTATGTCTGCCCGATGATGTGGCGCTATCTGGACAACTTCTCGTCCGGGTCGGTCTGCATGGTCATGGCGTCCGAACGCTTTGACGAGAGCGATTATATCCGCGACAAGGCCGAATTTCTCGCCGCCGTGGGCGCAACGTGAAGGTTCCGTTTCTCGATCTGACCGCCGCCAGCGCGCCCATCCAGCCCGCCATCGAGGCGGCGCTGCTGCGTGCCGCGCGCTCGGGCTATTTCATCGGCGGCCCCGAGCTTGAGGCGTTCGAGGCGGCCTATGCGGCCTATCTGGGCGCGCCCCATGCGCTGGGCGTCGCCAACGGGCTCGATGCGCTCTACCTCGGTTTGCGCGCGATGGGTATCGGGCCGGGGGATGAGGTGATCGTGCCGTCGAACACCTATATCGCCACCTGGCTCGCCGCGTCGCAATGCGGCGCCGTGCCGGTGCCGGTGGAGCCCCGCGAGGATACCTACAATCTCGATCCGGCGGCGGTGGAGGCGGCGATCACGCCGCGCACCCGTGCGATCCTGCCCGTGCATCTCTATGGGCAGCCCGCTGATATGGACGCGCTGAACGCGATCGCGGCGCGCCATGGCCTGCATATTCTGCAGGACGCGGCGCAGGCGCATGGCGCCAGCTACAAGGGCCGCAAGGTGGGGGCTGAGGGACATTGCACCTGGAGCTTTTATCCCTCCAAGAACCTTGGCGCGTTGGGCGATGGCGGCGCGCTGACCACCGATGATGAACGGATTGCCAAGGAGGTGAACCTTCTGCGCAACTACGGCTCGGCGGTGAAGTACGAGAACGACGTCAAGGGCGTGAACAGCCGGCTCGATCCCATTCAGGCCGCCGTACTGGCAGTCAAGCTGGAGGCGCTGGATGCCGCCACCGCCCGGCGGCGGCAGATCGCGGCGATGTATGGCGCGGCCTTCGCCAAGGTGGGGCTGGATCATCCGCATGTACCCGATTGGGCCGATCCGGTCTGGCATCTCTACGTGGTGCGCCACCCGCAGCGCGATGCGTTTCAGCGGCGGCTGGCGGAGGCTGGCATCGGCACGGTGATCCACTATCCCATCCCGCCGCACCTCCAGCGTGCCTATGCGGATGCCGGCCACCAGCCCGGCAGCCTGCCCATTGCCGAGCGTTTGGCAGGAGAGGTGCTGAGCCTGCCGATGTGCCCGGCGCAGACGGATGCGCAAACCGAATATGTGATCGACCGTGTGATAGAGCTCAGCTAAGACAACCGGTCAGATCATCAGCCTGAACGCGTAGGCCACGGCGCCGAGCACGGTGATAGAGGCGAGCCAAAGCCCGGCAAACCACGCGAGGCGCTGCCACAGGGGGCGCTCATCCCCGGCCATCAGTGATAGCCCTTCTCGGGGTCGATCTTGCCGCGGAAGACCCAGTAGGCATAGGCGGTATAGGCCAGGATGATCGGCAGCAGGATCGACGCACCGACCAGCATGAACATCTGGCTGCGCGCTGGCGCCGCCGCCTCGTAGATCGTTACCTCGGTCGGCACGATATAGGGGAACATCGACACGCCGAGGCCCACGAAGCACAGTGCGAAAAGCGCCAGCGCCAAGATGAAGGGCCGGTAGTCATGCTTGTGAATGGTGAGAGAGCGGAACATGAGCGCCGCGATCAGCAACACCGCGCCGCCCACGCCTATGGCGAGGGCGATGTTCCAGCCCCCAAACCACCGGCTGTAATAGCCGTCCTGCAAGAAGGGCGTCCAGAGGCTGACCAGCCCGATGAAAATGAGAGTGATCACGCCCAGCGGCCAAGCGCGCTTGCGCATCCGCTCTTGCAATGGTCCT
Encoded here:
- a CDS encoding sugar 3,4-ketoisomerase, whose translation is MPLSDCRIIDLPKIADARGNLTFVEGGSHIPFDIKRVYYLYDVPGGADRGEHAHKALHQFVICMSGSFDLVLDDGFASKRFHLNRSYFGVYVCPMMWRYLDNFSSGSVCMVMASERFDESDYIRDKAEFLAAVGAT
- a CDS encoding DegT/DnrJ/EryC1/StrS family aminotransferase, yielding MKVPFLDLTAASAPIQPAIEAALLRAARSGYFIGGPELEAFEAAYAAYLGAPHALGVANGLDALYLGLRAMGIGPGDEVIVPSNTYIATWLAASQCGAVPVPVEPREDTYNLDPAAVEAAITPRTRAILPVHLYGQPADMDALNAIAARHGLHILQDAAQAHGASYKGRKVGAEGHCTWSFYPSKNLGALGDGGALTTDDERIAKEVNLLRNYGSAVKYENDVKGVNSRLDPIQAAVLAVKLEALDAATARRRQIAAMYGAAFAKVGLDHPHVPDWADPVWHLYVVRHPQRDAFQRRLAEAGIGTVIHYPIPPHLQRAYADAGHQPGSLPIAERLAGEVLSLPMCPAQTDAQTEYVIDRVIELS
- a CDS encoding DUF2474 family protein, which translates into the protein MAGDERPLWQRLAWFAGLWLASITVLGAVAYAFRLMI